The Amphiura filiformis chromosome 8, Afil_fr2py, whole genome shotgun sequence genomic sequence CTGCAGTTTGCTGTGTCATGTTGGCTCCCGATCTCCTAGCATGCTGTGTGGATAAACTTACTGGGGACCATCACGATCTTCCACTACGTGATTCAGGGCTATTTATTGTCCACCTTAGTGGAGAGCCGTGTTCCGTTaaaaaatgtcagtatgataacagTCGATGTCTGTGCTGATGAAACTAAGTTGGATGTGGACAACTAGTACATATTATGTACAAGTGGAAAGTAGGTGACTAACTTGTTGCAAGATTTGATTCTTAGATTAGATCTTGATCCATCTGATCCTTCCAAGCTCATCAATCAAATTGTGAAGAAATTGAAAACCAGCAAGCTTATCAGCTTGTAAATGATTGGCCAAGAAACCACTGGATTATTAAATCTATTATAATACAACTTACATGGATTCTGACGAACAGAACTTTCTTTCTGTACTTACCTAGTAACTGAGCAACTGGTTTTGAAGGTGTTGCTCCTCTTTTCAACCAAAATTTGAGTCGTTCAAAGTTAATTGACACCAGTTTTTCATTGTAGATATTAGGCAACGGATCATATGTGCCTAGCTGTTCATATTTCTTTGGTGAGTTTCGAGCATAAGAGCTACGAATGGCAACAAGGTGGTAGAAAGGGCGATTGGTACAGCCATAT encodes the following:
- the LOC140158909 gene encoding small ribosomal subunit protein bS16m-like; translated protein: MGKLPTGLMIRLARYGCTNRPFYHLVAIRSSYARNSPKKYEQLGTYDPLPNIYNEKLVSINFERLKFWLKRGATPSKPVAQLLGLSGFYPVHPMSVIIARRARLLAAKKAKEAEEAAAKVDEEDAEKL